The Allocatelliglobosispora scoriae genome contains a region encoding:
- a CDS encoding bifunctional methylenetetrahydrofolate dehydrogenase/methenyltetrahydrofolate cyclohydrolase, with protein sequence MTATILDGKATAAAVKDELRSRVTALAARGITPGLATVLVGDDPGSRAYVAGKHRDCAEVGIASIRVDLPADATQAQVEAAVAELNADPACTGFIVQLPLPRGLDENRVLELIDPAKDADGLHPISLGRLVLGVAAPLPCTPLGIVELLRRYGVPLDGAEVVVVGRGTTVGRPLGLLLTRRSENATVTLCHTGTRDLAAHTRRADIIVAAAGVPHLIKPEMVRPGAAVLDVGVTRVESADPDGKARLLGDVDPAVAEVAGHLSPNPGGVGLMTRAMLLANVVTLAEA encoded by the coding sequence GTGACCGCAACGATCCTGGACGGCAAGGCGACCGCTGCGGCGGTCAAGGACGAGCTCCGCTCCCGCGTCACGGCGCTCGCCGCACGAGGCATCACGCCCGGGCTCGCGACCGTGCTGGTCGGTGACGATCCGGGTTCCCGTGCCTACGTGGCCGGCAAGCACCGCGACTGCGCCGAGGTCGGCATCGCCTCCATCCGCGTCGACCTGCCCGCCGATGCGACCCAGGCCCAGGTCGAGGCAGCCGTCGCCGAGCTCAACGCGGACCCCGCCTGCACCGGGTTCATCGTGCAGCTGCCCCTGCCGCGGGGGCTGGACGAGAACCGGGTGCTCGAGCTCATCGACCCCGCCAAGGACGCCGACGGGCTGCACCCGATCAGTCTCGGCCGCCTCGTGCTCGGCGTCGCCGCACCGCTGCCGTGCACGCCCCTCGGGATCGTCGAGCTGCTCCGCCGCTATGGCGTGCCGCTCGACGGAGCCGAGGTGGTCGTGGTCGGCCGGGGCACCACCGTCGGGCGGCCGCTGGGGCTCCTGCTCACCCGGCGCAGCGAGAACGCCACGGTCACTCTCTGCCACACGGGCACCCGGGACCTCGCGGCGCACACCCGGCGCGCGGACATCATCGTGGCGGCCGCGGGCGTCCCCCACCTCATCAAGCCTGAGATGGTGCGGCCCGGCGCCGCCGTACTGGACGTGGGCGTGACGCGCGTCGAGTCGGCCGACCCGGACGGCAAGGCACGGCTGCTCGGCGACGTCGACCCGGCCGTCGCCGAGGTCGCGGGGCACCTCTCCCCCAACCCCGGCGGCGTCGGCCTGATGACCCGGGCGATGCTGCTCGCCAACGTGGTCACCCTCGCCGAAGCGTAG
- a CDS encoding peptide ABC transporter substrate-binding protein: MQVRRLASWTAIPLVAALGLAACGSGSDSGGSSAGVVRIGIAEPKHLIPTNTSEVSGSQVLAALFAPLVDFDADNKPVEVQAESVKTTDNKVWTIKLKDGWTFHNGEKVTSDSYINAWNYGAYGPNAQDNNYFFEKIDGYAAMNPLDPDGTGPQTAPAPSANKLKGLAKVDDTTFTVTLSAPFSEFKSIIGYTAFYALPQAAWESEGKLKADFENAPIGNGPFKMKGTWKHDQQIEVEKYDGYAGSVKPTISGAQFKVYQQPSAEYAALLANDNDVMKAIPAENLSTVEGDLGDRYLHSPASALSILAFPTYDKNYSNPNVRKAISMAIDRDAIVTQIFKGTQKSARSFVSPVVAGYRDNTCGAACEYKPGDAKTLYQANQGPAKLTISYNADGAGNKDWVEATCNQLKTNLGVDCTALAEPKFADLLTKVQNKEAVGMFRMGWSMDYPSMENYLGPLYTTRGSSNYYGYSNPAFDALVAEGSAAATQEAAIAKYQQAEDILAQDLPVLPLRFGQNNYGISTKVKNVEIDLFNRVDLMKIEYIG, translated from the coding sequence ATGCAGGTTCGTAGGCTCGCTTCTTGGACCGCGATCCCGCTCGTCGCAGCGCTCGGCTTGGCGGCCTGCGGTAGCGGCAGCGACAGTGGTGGCAGCTCGGCCGGTGTGGTGAGGATCGGCATCGCCGAGCCCAAGCACCTGATCCCGACCAACACCTCGGAGGTCAGCGGTTCTCAGGTGCTGGCGGCGCTCTTCGCGCCGCTGGTCGACTTCGACGCGGACAACAAGCCCGTCGAGGTGCAGGCCGAGTCGGTCAAGACGACCGACAACAAGGTCTGGACGATCAAGCTCAAGGACGGCTGGACCTTCCACAACGGTGAGAAGGTCACGTCCGACAGCTACATCAACGCCTGGAACTACGGCGCCTACGGCCCGAACGCCCAGGACAACAACTACTTCTTCGAGAAGATCGACGGCTACGCCGCGATGAACCCGCTCGACCCCGACGGTACGGGTCCGCAGACCGCGCCGGCGCCGTCCGCCAACAAGCTCAAGGGCCTGGCGAAGGTCGACGACACGACGTTCACGGTGACGCTGAGCGCGCCGTTCAGCGAGTTCAAGTCGATCATCGGCTACACCGCCTTCTACGCGCTGCCGCAGGCGGCGTGGGAGTCCGAGGGCAAGCTGAAGGCCGACTTCGAGAACGCGCCGATCGGCAACGGCCCCTTCAAGATGAAGGGCACCTGGAAGCACGACCAGCAGATCGAGGTCGAGAAGTACGACGGCTACGCCGGCTCCGTCAAGCCGACGATCTCCGGTGCGCAGTTCAAGGTCTACCAGCAGCCCTCGGCCGAGTACGCCGCGCTGCTCGCCAACGACAACGACGTGATGAAGGCGATCCCCGCCGAGAACCTGTCGACCGTCGAGGGCGACCTCGGTGACCGCTACCTGCACAGCCCGGCCTCGGCGCTGAGCATCCTGGCGTTCCCGACCTACGACAAGAACTACTCGAACCCGAACGTCCGCAAGGCCATCTCGATGGCGATCGACCGCGACGCGATCGTGACCCAGATCTTCAAGGGCACGCAGAAGTCGGCGCGCTCGTTCGTCTCCCCGGTGGTGGCGGGTTACCGCGACAACACCTGCGGTGCGGCGTGCGAGTACAAGCCGGGCGACGCCAAGACGCTCTACCAGGCCAACCAGGGTCCGGCGAAGCTCACCATCAGCTACAACGCCGATGGCGCCGGTAACAAGGACTGGGTCGAGGCGACCTGCAACCAGCTCAAGACCAACCTCGGCGTCGACTGCACCGCGCTCGCCGAGCCGAAGTTCGCCGACCTGCTGACCAAGGTCCAGAACAAGGAAGCGGTCGGCATGTTCCGGATGGGCTGGTCCATGGACTACCCGTCGATGGAGAACTACCTCGGCCCGCTCTACACCACGCGCGGCTCGTCGAACTACTACGGCTACAGCAACCCGGCCTTCGACGCCCTGGTGGCGGAGGGCTCGGCGGCTGCGACGCAGGAGGCGGCGATCGCCAAGTACCAGCAGGCCGAGGACATCCTCGCGCAGGATCTGCCGGTGCTCCCGCTGCGCTTCGGCCAGAACAACTACGGCATCTCGACCAAGGTCAAGAATGTCGAGATCGACCTCTTCAACCGGGTCGACCTGATGAAGATCGAATACATCGGCTAG
- a CDS encoding ABC transporter permease, translated as MFRFIVRRLLQGVLTFFGATLVVFALMFAGQGDPIQALAGEKPVSASQRAQLTERFHLNDGFFQRYYYFLRDLFSGDILNFNGQPVFDRLGEALLLTSKVALIAIIATVLFGVTAGVISALRRGGIFDNSTLILTLIVIGIPAIVLAPLAQFIFGIKWKIFPVIYTSDQPVWSLILPGLVLGSLSLATAMRLTRASVGENLRADYVRTATSKGMTRKRVIGVHVLRNSLIPIVTFLGVELGNLMGGAIVTEGIFNIPGIGGLLYRAIGVEDGPTVVTIVSVLVIIYIVVNLIVDLLYAVLDPRIRYE; from the coding sequence ATGTTCCGCTTCATCGTGCGGCGCCTGCTCCAGGGGGTACTCACCTTCTTCGGGGCCACGCTGGTCGTATTCGCGCTGATGTTCGCCGGTCAGGGCGATCCGATCCAGGCGCTCGCCGGTGAGAAACCGGTCAGCGCGTCGCAGCGCGCCCAGCTCACCGAGCGTTTCCACCTCAACGACGGCTTCTTCCAGCGCTACTACTACTTCCTGCGGGATCTCTTCAGCGGCGACATCCTGAACTTCAACGGCCAGCCGGTCTTCGACCGTCTCGGCGAAGCGCTGCTCCTCACCAGCAAGGTCGCCCTCATCGCGATCATCGCGACCGTGCTCTTCGGTGTCACCGCCGGCGTCATCTCGGCGCTGCGGCGCGGCGGCATCTTCGACAACTCCACGCTGATCCTGACCCTGATCGTCATCGGCATCCCGGCGATCGTGCTGGCGCCGCTCGCGCAGTTCATCTTCGGCATCAAGTGGAAGATCTTCCCGGTCATCTACACCTCCGACCAGCCGGTCTGGTCGTTGATCCTGCCCGGCCTCGTGCTCGGCTCGCTCTCCCTGGCGACGGCGATGCGGCTCACGAGGGCCTCGGTGGGGGAGAACCTCCGGGCCGACTACGTGCGGACCGCGACCTCCAAGGGCATGACCCGCAAGCGGGTGATCGGCGTACACGTGCTGCGCAACTCGCTGATCCCGATCGTCACCTTCCTCGGTGTGGAGCTCGGCAACCTGATGGGCGGTGCGATCGTCACCGAGGGCATCTTCAACATCCCGGGGATCGGCGGGCTGCTCTACCGCGCGATCGGCGTCGAGGACGGCCCGACGGTGGTCACCATCGTCAGCGTCCTGGTGATCATCTACATCGTGGTGAACCTGATCGTGGACCTCCTCTACGCCGTACTCGACCCGAGGATCCGTTATGAGTGA
- a CDS encoding ABC transporter permease produces MSDFETVGATELHSATPGLAGEPGAPGQPTTPSEQAKVRSAAADAWRVLRRNPIFWIASLIAVVVIVMACWPSLFTSADPNACSLDKQMAAPSGSAIFGYNFQGCDVYAHAVYGARNSLLVGGGAAILAGIIAMVIGMLSGYFGGWADAIISRMVDIVLAIPLLLGAIVLMKRVPTGNQGLRVATLILILGLLGWTTAARVVRSSVITAKQQDYVSAARMLGAGNGRIMWRHMLPNVVAPFLVIITIALGAFIASEATLSFLGVGLKPPSISWGIDISDSRGHMREKVTPLAVPSMFLALTVLAFIMLGDAIRDAFDPKLR; encoded by the coding sequence ATGAGTGATTTCGAGACCGTCGGCGCCACCGAGCTGCACTCGGCCACCCCCGGCCTGGCGGGCGAGCCCGGCGCGCCCGGCCAGCCCACCACGCCGTCGGAGCAGGCGAAGGTACGCAGTGCCGCCGCCGACGCCTGGCGGGTGCTGCGGCGCAATCCGATCTTCTGGATCGCCTCGCTGATCGCCGTCGTCGTCATCGTGATGGCCTGCTGGCCGTCACTGTTCACCAGCGCCGATCCCAACGCGTGCAGCCTGGACAAGCAGATGGCGGCACCGAGCGGCTCCGCGATCTTCGGTTACAACTTCCAAGGCTGCGACGTGTACGCCCACGCGGTCTACGGCGCCCGCAACTCGCTGCTGGTGGGTGGCGGTGCCGCGATCCTCGCCGGGATCATCGCCATGGTCATCGGCATGCTCTCCGGATACTTCGGCGGCTGGGCCGACGCGATCATCTCCCGGATGGTCGACATCGTCCTGGCGATCCCCCTGCTTCTCGGCGCGATCGTGCTGATGAAGCGGGTGCCGACCGGCAACCAGGGGCTGCGCGTCGCGACGCTCATCCTCATCCTCGGCCTGCTCGGCTGGACGACCGCCGCCCGCGTGGTGCGGTCCTCGGTGATCACGGCGAAGCAGCAGGACTACGTGTCGGCGGCCCGGATGCTCGGTGCCGGCAACGGCCGGATCATGTGGCGGCACATGCTGCCCAACGTGGTCGCGCCGTTCCTCGTGATCATCACGATCGCGCTGGGCGCCTTCATCGCCAGCGAGGCGACGCTCTCCTTCCTCGGCGTGGGCCTGAAACCGCCCAGCATCTCGTGGGGCATCGACATCTCCGACTCGCGCGGTCACATGCGGGAGAAGGTGACGCCGCTCGCCGTACCCTCCATGTTCTTGGCCTTGACCGTGCTCGCGTTCATCATGCTCGGCGACGCGATCCGCGACGCCTTCGACCCGAAGCTGCGGTGA
- a CDS encoding ABC transporter ATP-binding protein: protein MTDISVSGGPAAHADRFGGGHLLEVDNLFVEFHTRDGVAKVINGVSYHLNPGEVLAVLGESGSGKSVTAQTIMGILDMPPGRITGGRILLEGRDLLAMSADERRQIRGAEISMIFQDALSALNPVFNVGYQISETLRRRAGMSKSDATRRAIELMELVKIPGAKDRIKDYPHQFSGGMRQRVMIAMALAMDPKVLIADEPTTALDVTVQAQIMDLLAGLRRDLNMAMILITHDLGVVADVADRIAVMYAGRIVEHADVRALYKQPAHPYTKGLLESIPRLDHKGTELATIKGLPPNLMRPPTGCAFHPRCPYAKDICVTEVPVSLELGEGRTSACHFAKELLDGRLS from the coding sequence ATGACTGACATCTCTGTGAGCGGTGGGCCCGCGGCCCACGCCGACCGCTTCGGCGGCGGGCACCTGCTGGAGGTCGACAACCTCTTCGTCGAGTTCCACACCCGCGACGGCGTCGCCAAGGTGATCAACGGAGTCTCCTACCACCTCAACCCCGGCGAGGTGCTGGCGGTGCTGGGGGAGTCCGGCTCGGGCAAGTCCGTCACCGCGCAGACGATCATGGGCATCCTCGACATGCCGCCGGGCAGGATCACGGGCGGCCGGATCCTCCTGGAGGGCCGGGACCTGCTCGCGATGAGCGCCGACGAGCGGCGGCAGATCCGCGGCGCGGAGATCTCGATGATCTTCCAGGACGCGCTGAGCGCGCTCAACCCGGTCTTCAACGTCGGTTACCAGATCTCGGAGACGCTGCGGCGCCGGGCCGGGATGTCCAAGTCGGACGCGACCCGCCGGGCGATCGAGCTGATGGAGCTGGTGAAGATCCCGGGCGCCAAGGACCGGATCAAGGACTACCCCCACCAGTTCTCCGGCGGTATGCGGCAGCGCGTCATGATCGCGATGGCGCTCGCCATGGACCCGAAGGTGCTCATCGCCGACGAGCCGACGACCGCGCTCGACGTCACGGTGCAGGCGCAGATCATGGATCTCCTCGCCGGTCTGCGCCGCGATCTCAACATGGCGATGATCCTGATCACCCACGACCTCGGCGTCGTCGCCGACGTGGCGGACCGGATCGCCGTCATGTACGCCGGCCGCATCGTCGAGCACGCCGACGTGCGCGCCCTCTACAAGCAGCCCGCCCACCCGTACACGAAAGGGCTGCTGGAGTCGATCCCGCGCCTGGACCACAAGGGCACCGAGCTCGCCACGATCAAGGGCCTGCCGCCCAACCTGATGCGCCCGCCGACCGGCTGCGCGTTCCACCCCCGGTGCCCCTATGCGAAGGACATCTGCGTCACCGAGGTGCCGGTCTCGCTGGAGCTGGGCGAAGGCCGCACCAGCGCCTGCCACTTTGCGAAGGAGCTGCTCGATGGCCGTCTCTCCTGA
- a CDS encoding ABC transporter ATP-binding protein has product MAVSPDTILQVENLVKHFPITQGILFKSKVGAVKAVDGVTFELQRGETLGIVGESGCGKSTLAKLLMRLENPTAGKVLLNGRNIYQMGGSELRKLRRNVQMVMQDPYTSLNPRMTVGDIVGEPYEIHTDVAPRGDRQKKVQELLDLVGLNPEHINRYPHQFSGGQRQRIGIARALALRPEVLVCDEPVSALDVSIQAQVINLLERLQNEFNLSYIFIAHDLSVVRHISDRVAVMYLGKIVELGTEDEIYGRPTHPYTQALLSAVPVPDPEARAHREVIRLEGDVPSPANPPSGCRFRTRCWKAQERCAAEEPLLIRRAVDPHPSACHFAELRQVVA; this is encoded by the coding sequence ATGGCCGTCTCTCCTGACACGATTCTGCAGGTCGAGAACCTGGTCAAGCACTTCCCGATCACGCAGGGCATCCTCTTCAAGTCCAAGGTCGGCGCGGTCAAGGCGGTCGACGGGGTCACCTTCGAGCTGCAGCGCGGCGAGACGCTCGGCATCGTGGGGGAGTCCGGCTGCGGCAAGTCGACGCTCGCCAAGCTCCTGATGCGACTGGAGAACCCGACCGCGGGCAAGGTCCTGCTCAACGGGCGCAACATCTACCAGATGGGCGGCTCCGAGCTGCGGAAACTGCGCCGCAACGTGCAGATGGTGATGCAGGACCCGTATACGTCGCTCAATCCCCGGATGACCGTCGGCGACATCGTCGGCGAGCCGTACGAGATCCACACCGACGTGGCCCCGCGCGGGGACCGGCAGAAGAAGGTGCAGGAGTTGCTCGACCTCGTCGGGCTCAATCCGGAGCACATCAACCGCTACCCGCACCAGTTCTCCGGCGGCCAGCGGCAGCGCATCGGCATCGCCCGGGCGCTCGCGCTGCGGCCGGAGGTGCTCGTCTGCGACGAGCCGGTCTCGGCCCTCGACGTCTCGATCCAGGCACAGGTCATCAACCTGCTGGAGCGGCTGCAGAACGAGTTCAACCTCAGCTACATCTTCATCGCGCACGACCTGTCGGTGGTGCGGCACATCAGCGACCGGGTCGCCGTCATGTACCTGGGCAAGATCGTCGAGCTGGGGACCGAGGACGAGATCTACGGACGTCCTACCCATCCCTATACGCAGGCGCTGCTGTCGGCCGTACCGGTGCCGGATCCGGAGGCCCGGGCGCACCGTGAGGTGATCCGGCTGGAGGGCGACGTGCCGTCACCGGCGAACCCGCCGTCCGGGTGCCGGTTCCGCACGCGCTGCTGGAAGGCTCAGGAGCGCTGCGCGGCCGAGGAGCCGCTGCTCATCCGGCGGGCGGTGGACCCGCACCCGTCGGCCTGCCACTTCGCCGAGCTCCGCCAGGTGGTGGCGTAA
- the purH gene encoding bifunctional phosphoribosylaminoimidazolecarboxamide formyltransferase/IMP cyclohydrolase — protein sequence MSDQERKPIKRALISVTDKTGLYALVNALREHGVEIVATSSTAAFLERMGPPVTRVEQLTGFPETLDGRVKTLHPRVHAGLLADRDNPDHVAQLAELEIEGFDLLISNLYPFQQTVAAGGDIDACVEQIDIGGPAMVRSAAKNHRSVAVVMAPQDYYTVMAALDAGGFTLAERRRMAARAFAEIADYDMAIARWSAAHLVDDVAEVPQPGETWPEFTGNAGWRLTSLRYGENPHQSAALYLDPWAPPGLVRAEQLGGKEMSFNNFVDADAAWAAANAYEGVACVAIVKHINPCGIAISADNVAEAHRLAHECDPLSAFGGVIAANVPVTAEMAKQVAAVLTEVIVAPAFDPEAISILTERKNLRILVAPPYVPAPIELKQISGGFLAQARDFMTAEGDYVENWRLVSGEPATDAQLDDLEFAWGACRAVKSNAILLAKGGATVGIGMGQVNRVDSARLAVGRAGAERARGSVAASDAFFPFADGLQILIDAGVSAVVQPGGSIRDEEVIAAANAAGITMYLTGARHFWH from the coding sequence GTGTCTGACCAGGAGCGCAAGCCGATCAAGCGTGCCCTCATCAGCGTCACCGACAAGACCGGGCTCTACGCCCTGGTCAACGCGTTGCGCGAACACGGCGTGGAGATCGTCGCCACCAGCTCCACCGCTGCCTTCCTGGAGCGCATGGGCCCGCCCGTGACCCGGGTCGAGCAGCTCACCGGCTTCCCCGAGACCCTCGACGGCCGGGTGAAGACGCTGCACCCGCGCGTGCACGCGGGACTGCTGGCGGACCGGGACAACCCCGACCACGTGGCTCAGCTCGCCGAGCTCGAGATCGAGGGCTTCGACCTGCTCATCTCCAACCTCTACCCGTTCCAGCAGACGGTCGCCGCGGGCGGCGACATCGACGCCTGCGTCGAGCAGATCGACATCGGCGGCCCCGCGATGGTCCGCTCGGCCGCGAAGAACCACCGCAGCGTCGCGGTGGTGATGGCGCCGCAGGACTACTACACGGTGATGGCGGCCCTCGACGCCGGCGGCTTCACCCTCGCCGAGCGTCGCAGGATGGCGGCTCGCGCCTTCGCCGAGATCGCCGACTACGACATGGCGATCGCCCGCTGGAGCGCGGCCCACCTCGTCGACGACGTCGCCGAGGTGCCGCAGCCGGGCGAGACGTGGCCGGAGTTCACCGGCAACGCCGGGTGGCGGCTCACCTCCCTGCGCTACGGGGAGAACCCGCACCAGTCCGCCGCGCTCTACCTCGACCCCTGGGCCCCGCCCGGCCTCGTGCGGGCCGAGCAGCTCGGCGGCAAGGAGATGTCCTTCAACAACTTCGTCGACGCCGACGCGGCGTGGGCTGCGGCCAACGCCTATGAGGGCGTGGCGTGCGTGGCGATCGTCAAGCACATCAACCCGTGCGGCATCGCGATCTCGGCCGACAACGTCGCCGAGGCGCACCGGCTCGCCCACGAGTGCGACCCCCTCTCCGCCTTCGGCGGCGTCATCGCGGCCAACGTGCCGGTCACGGCCGAGATGGCCAAGCAGGTCGCGGCGGTGCTGACCGAGGTCATCGTGGCACCCGCCTTCGATCCCGAGGCGATCTCGATCCTCACCGAGCGCAAGAACCTGCGCATCCTGGTCGCGCCGCCCTACGTGCCCGCGCCGATCGAGCTGAAGCAGATCTCGGGCGGCTTCCTCGCCCAGGCTCGCGACTTCATGACCGCCGAGGGCGACTACGTGGAGAACTGGCGCCTCGTCTCGGGCGAGCCGGCCACCGACGCGCAGCTCGACGACCTCGAGTTCGCCTGGGGTGCCTGCCGTGCGGTGAAGAGCAACGCGATCCTGCTCGCCAAGGGCGGTGCGACCGTCGGCATCGGCATGGGCCAGGTCAACCGGGTCGACTCGGCCCGCCTCGCGGTGGGCCGGGCCGGTGCGGAGCGCGCTCGCGGTTCGGTCGCCGCCTCGGACGCGTTCTTCCCCTTCGCCGACGGCCTGCAGATCCTCATCGACGCGGGGGTGTCGGCGGTCGTCCAGCCCGGCGGCTCCATCCGCGACGAGGAGGTCATCGCCGCGGCCAACGCCGCCGGAATCACGATGTACCTGACCGGCGCACGGCACTTCTGGCACTGA
- the purN gene encoding phosphoribosylglycinamide formyltransferase, whose product MTARAAARLVVLVSGSGSNLQALLDACADPAYGAQVVAVGADRAGILGLDIAESAGLPTFVARVADFTDRAAWDKHLADTVGGHEPDLIIGAGFLKLVGPAFLASFGGRYINTHNALLPAFPGIHGPRDALAYGVKITGATLHFVDEGIDTGQIIAQVAVPVLDSDTEETLTERIKEAERAQLVDYVGRLARYGWTISGRKVVLGV is encoded by the coding sequence GTGACAGCTCGCGCGGCCGCCCGCCTCGTCGTCCTGGTCTCCGGTTCCGGCTCCAACCTGCAGGCCCTCCTGGACGCCTGTGCGGACCCCGCCTACGGTGCGCAGGTCGTCGCCGTCGGCGCGGACCGGGCGGGGATCCTGGGACTCGACATCGCGGAATCGGCGGGCCTGCCCACCTTCGTGGCCCGAGTGGCCGATTTCACAGACCGCGCCGCCTGGGACAAGCACCTCGCCGACACGGTCGGCGGTCACGAACCTGACCTGATCATCGGGGCCGGATTCCTCAAGCTCGTCGGCCCGGCGTTCCTGGCGAGCTTCGGCGGGCGCTACATCAACACCCACAACGCCCTGCTGCCGGCCTTCCCCGGGATCCACGGTCCTCGCGACGCGCTCGCCTACGGCGTGAAGATCACCGGCGCGACGCTGCACTTCGTGGACGAGGGCATCGACACGGGGCAGATCATCGCGCAGGTGGCCGTCCCGGTGCTCGACAGCGACACCGAGGAGACGCTGACCGAGCGGATCAAGGAAGCCGAACGGGCCCAGCTCGTTGATTACGTCGGGCGCCTCGCCCGCTACGGATGGACCATCTCCGGACGAAAGGTTGTTTTGGGTGTCTGA
- a CDS encoding DUF4190 domain-containing protein, protein MTQPPESVPGGVPSGSVPPVPPAPPLPPELPPLPPAAPGVGSGAAMPGGPTYAPPPPPPIIPGGGAMNPPPSGAAGVYQRMGGQSNLLGWLSLVFGIIATGCCCCWCIDGAPFIGGIPALILGFLHLKRVKDGRASMKWTAWVGIILAVIAIIGALVGFATHWQDDLYDQYKP, encoded by the coding sequence ATGACTCAGCCACCTGAATCCGTGCCTGGTGGGGTGCCCTCGGGCTCCGTGCCGCCGGTGCCGCCTGCGCCCCCGCTCCCGCCGGAGCTGCCGCCACTGCCTCCCGCAGCGCCCGGAGTCGGGTCCGGAGCGGCGATGCCCGGCGGCCCGACCTACGCACCGCCACCGCCGCCGCCGATCATCCCGGGTGGCGGTGCGATGAATCCGCCGCCCAGCGGTGCCGCCGGCGTCTATCAGCGGATGGGCGGCCAGAGCAACCTGCTGGGCTGGCTCTCGCTGGTCTTCGGCATCATCGCCACCGGTTGCTGCTGCTGCTGGTGCATCGACGGCGCACCCTTCATCGGCGGCATCCCCGCGCTCATCCTCGGCTTCCTGCACCTCAAGCGGGTCAAGGACGGCCGGGCCAGCATGAAGTGGACCGCGTGGGTCGGCATCATCCTCGCCGTCATCGCCATCATCGGTGCACTCGTCGGATTCGCGACGCACTGGCAGGACGATTTGTACGACCAGTACAAGCCCTGA
- a CDS encoding CD225/dispanin family protein: protein MTYPPQQPQVDNNMTMSIIAIFLFWPLAIPAIINASKVNPLLAAGDFAGAQNAATESKKWSKLALIVGISWYVLVCICCAAWFLFFASDAATTSY from the coding sequence ATGACATACCCGCCTCAGCAGCCGCAGGTCGACAACAACATGACGATGTCGATCATCGCCATCTTCCTGTTCTGGCCGCTCGCCATCCCCGCCATCATCAACGCGTCGAAGGTCAACCCCCTTCTCGCCGCAGGTGACTTCGCCGGTGCCCAGAACGCGGCGACCGAGTCGAAGAAGTGGTCCAAGCTCGCACTCATCGTCGGCATCTCGTGGTACGTGCTGGTCTGCATCTGCTGCGCCGCCTGGTTCCTCTTCTTCGCGAGCGACGCCGCGACGACCAGCTACTAA